The Desulfatibacillum aliphaticivorans DSM 15576 genome has a segment encoding these proteins:
- a CDS encoding class I SAM-dependent methyltransferase — translation MWNDATAPYSKFESWFYNAFIAQGMLPFMDRVQADLNLEAPEKGSLLDVGCGGGHILERLAEKFPQLTLAGVDLSEEQVARANERLRPYVSRTQIRQGSALNLPYPPDKFDVILSTGSIKHWPDKVLGLSECLRVLKPGGRLLIMEADRGCRHKDVDNLFLHTKIPALLRPIFRSFFLLKVSGPSLDLDDVRDLAAQAPLKDWSVSRIKDMPAWVLDGMK, via the coding sequence ATGTGGAATGACGCAACCGCACCATATTCCAAATTTGAATCCTGGTTTTACAACGCCTTCATCGCGCAAGGCATGCTTCCTTTTATGGATCGCGTGCAGGCCGACTTGAATCTCGAAGCGCCGGAAAAAGGCTCCTTGCTGGACGTAGGCTGCGGGGGAGGGCATATCCTGGAACGCCTGGCCGAAAAATTCCCCCAATTGACCTTGGCCGGGGTGGATCTTTCCGAAGAACAGGTGGCGCGGGCTAACGAGCGTTTGCGCCCTTACGTCAGCCGCACCCAGATCCGCCAGGGATCGGCACTCAACCTGCCTTATCCCCCGGACAAGTTCGACGTCATATTAAGCACAGGCTCCATCAAACACTGGCCGGACAAGGTCCTGGGCCTGTCCGAGTGCCTTCGGGTGCTAAAGCCTGGAGGCAGGCTGCTGATCATGGAGGCGGACCGGGGCTGCCGCCACAAGGACGTGGACAATTTATTCCTGCACACGAAAATTCCCGCCCTGTTAAGGCCGATTTTCAGATCCTTTTTCCTGCTGAAAGTGTCGGGCCCGTCCCTGGATTTGGACGACGTGCGCGACCTCGCCGCCCAGGCCCCGTTAAAAGATTGGTCCGTCTCCCGCATTAAAGACATGCCCGCCTGGGTCCTTGACGGGATGAAATAA
- a CDS encoding aspartate/glutamate racemase family protein yields MKQKIGIVGGLSPESTVSYYLYITRTYAERFDGYDYPEIIIYSVNLKKYHAWRSDGRWDLIADDLAASFQKLKSAGAEFGLIATNTMHKVFDLVAEKAGLPLINIIDETAGKAKELGLNKLGLLGTRYTMSDGFYQNRLSRFGLETVAPNPLQQEIIHKIIVEELVRGRFLEESKKIYLEIMEDLVAKGAQGVILGCTEIPLLVKQEDLSIPLLDTAIIHAEAALKYALS; encoded by the coding sequence ATGAAGCAAAAAATCGGAATCGTCGGCGGGTTAAGCCCGGAATCCACGGTAAGCTATTATTTGTACATTACAAGAACCTATGCCGAACGATTCGACGGCTACGATTATCCTGAAATCATTATTTATTCTGTAAATCTGAAAAAATATCACGCCTGGAGAAGCGACGGCAGATGGGATCTTATCGCCGACGACTTGGCCGCCTCATTCCAAAAACTGAAAAGCGCCGGCGCCGAATTCGGCCTCATCGCCACAAACACCATGCACAAGGTGTTCGACCTGGTTGCGGAAAAAGCCGGCCTTCCATTGATCAACATCATCGACGAAACGGCGGGCAAAGCCAAAGAATTAGGACTGAACAAGCTGGGCCTCCTTGGCACGCGGTACACAATGAGCGACGGCTTTTATCAAAACAGGCTTTCGCGTTTTGGGCTGGAGACCGTGGCGCCGAATCCGTTGCAGCAGGAAATCATACACAAAATCATTGTTGAAGAGTTGGTAAGAGGCCGCTTTTTGGAAGAATCCAAGAAAATATATCTTGAGATAATGGAAGACTTAGTCGCAAAGGGCGCCCAGGGCGTCATCCTGGGTTGCACGGAAATTCCCTTGCTGGTTAAGCAGGAGGACCTGTCCATACCGCTTTTGGACACGGCGATCATTCACGCCGAAGCGGCCCTTAAATACGCCCTAAGTTGA
- a CDS encoding SDR family NAD(P)-dependent oxidoreductase — protein sequence MSHFKDKVAIVTGAGSGIGKGLAQALAERGAKVVASDVNAERIAQVKKEFSAKGWECDSLALDVRDARAVKDMVDSAVEKFGRLDFLFNNAGIAIGGEAKDCELEDWQNVLDINLYGVVNGVAAAYPMMVEQGFGHIVNTASVEGLCPFPGTASYVASKYGVVGLSHSLRLEGAARGVKVSVICPGYIKTAIFDDSKLVGMTEYELGKVRPPEWIGITSEQCAEIVLKGVEKNKATIVVTKFAKILAAINRISPTLMQWMMIRSFKDALKKRAREELKRQQA from the coding sequence ATGTCGCATTTTAAAGACAAGGTAGCCATCGTGACCGGGGCGGGCTCCGGCATTGGTAAAGGGTTGGCTCAAGCCCTGGCGGAGCGAGGAGCGAAAGTGGTTGCCAGCGACGTGAATGCGGAACGCATCGCTCAGGTGAAAAAGGAATTTTCGGCCAAGGGTTGGGAGTGCGATTCCCTCGCTCTGGACGTACGGGACGCCCGAGCCGTGAAGGACATGGTGGATTCCGCCGTGGAAAAATTCGGCCGCCTGGATTTCCTGTTCAATAACGCGGGCATAGCCATCGGCGGCGAGGCCAAGGACTGCGAACTGGAGGACTGGCAAAACGTTCTGGACATCAACCTCTACGGCGTGGTGAACGGCGTGGCCGCGGCCTATCCCATGATGGTGGAGCAGGGCTTCGGGCATATCGTCAACACGGCCTCCGTGGAAGGGCTGTGCCCTTTTCCCGGCACGGCTTCCTACGTGGCCAGCAAATACGGCGTGGTGGGCCTTTCCCATTCCCTGCGCCTGGAAGGCGCCGCACGGGGCGTGAAAGTCAGCGTTATTTGCCCCGGCTATATAAAAACCGCCATCTTTGACGACTCCAAACTCGTGGGGATGACCGAATACGAATTGGGCAAGGTCAGGCCGCCCGAATGGATCGGCATTACGTCGGAGCAATGCGCAGAAATCGTCCTTAAAGGCGTGGAAAAAAACAAAGCCACCATTGTGGTGACCAAATTCGCCAAGATTTTGGCCGCAATCAACCGGATTTCACCCACGCTCATGCAATGGATGATGATCCGCAGCTTTAAGGACGCTTTGAAAAAAAGGGCGAGGGAAGAACTAAAACGACAACAAGCCTAA